In the Anastrepha obliqua isolate idAnaObli1 chromosome 1, idAnaObli1_1.0, whole genome shotgun sequence genome, one interval contains:
- the LOC129251928 gene encoding protein hunchback gives MENWDHATMQAASGNYEQHSPWYNNMFSATNIKSEPGTTAASPEQQKPMASSSNVDILAHFENFVKQQHQQQQHQQQQRPQTPRQTSLMDTLTAMTPSPSNTGSMQQLLQQQQYQQQFQQAQQAAAQHQIASSHLPLGFDPLTPPGLPNAILPSISQFYHHQSHNNMPNGQQTPSPKPPQTHIDSNEKLRTALTPRLTPPMDITPPKSPKSRPLMSTKKMEVHEKEHDFQSSSEEMKSVNESEDDESIRLPIYNSHGKMKNYKCKSCNMVAITKVSFWKHVRTHMKPEKILQCSKCPFVTELKHHLEYHIRKHKNIKPFQCDECSYTCVNKSMLNSHRKSHSSVYPYRCADCDYATKYCHSFKLHLRKYGHNPGVVLDEEGIPNPSVVIDVYGTRRGPKAKPSATNKRSNSKNNERGNAKTANTQKKAKDFKLSTSQLSAALQSFTLPSQHHQMPISPAQSPCSIASDLPTQSIDLSQQLTQQLPKGSEQTQSTFQQRLALKQSLRVENSKASTASTTIAETKASISNLLPPLATIFQQNAGMALLPYWNLHVLAAQQQAAVLAQMPASAREKALRQLQNPQLNKDGYDSSHEECDEDGGNELERRSSGSAMDLSQGLPVKEEVEHPKTPAIQANSKVQNETNATPIITANGASRRKGRVLKLEAILQVKSALQATEEQEHQAVSLVKSDGEQVSAAPSPIPSIAANSSDQVEENSAECDELINNMTPTAKDTNTNSAASSSGNSSNSCSTSSAATLNGPAALGSMYECKYCDIYFKDAVLYTIHMGYHSCDDVFKCNMCGEKCDSAVGLFVHMARNAHS, from the coding sequence ATGGAAAACTGGGACCATGCAACCATGCAAGCTGCATCTGGCAACTACGAACAACACAGCCCTTGGTACAACAATATGTTTTCCGCCACAAATATCAAGAGCGAGCCTGGAACTACCGCTGCCTCGCCGGAGCAGCAGAAGCCAATGGCGTCATCATCTAATGTGGATATATTGGCACActtcgaaaattttgtaaaacaacagcaccaacaacaacagcaccaacaacaacagcgcccGCAAACTCCACGTCAGACATCGTTGATGGACACGCTCACAGCAATGACACCATCGCCCAGCAACACGGGCAGCATGCAACAGTtgttgcagcaacaacaataccagCAGCAGTTTCAACAAGCCCAGCAAGCCGCTGCACAGCATCAGATCGCATCTTCGCATTTACCGCTCGGTTTTGATCCACTTACACCGCCAGGCTTACCAAATGCCATTCTACCATCCATATCCCAATTTTATCACCATCAGTCGCACAACAATATGCCGAACGGCCAACAAACACCCAGCCCCAAACCACCTCAAACGCACATAGATTCTAATGAGAAACTGCGCACGGCTTTGACGCCACGCCTTACTCCGCCAATGGATATCACGCCACCGAAATCGCCCAAATCTAGGCCCTTAATGTCCACCAAAAAGATGGAAGTGCACGAGAAAGAACACGATTTTCAGTCTAGCAGTGAAGAAATGAAGAGTGTAAATGAGTCAGAGGACGACGAGTCGATTCGGTTACCCATTTACAATTCGCATGGCAAAATGAAAAACTACAAGTGCAAGTCGTGCAACATGGTTGCGATAACAAAAGTAAGCTTCTGGAAACATGTACGCACACATATGAAGCCGGAGAAGATTCTACAATGCTCCAAATGCCCGTTTGTGACTGAACTGAAGCACCACCTCGAATACCACATACGCAAACACAAAAACATCAAGCCATTTCAGTGCGACGAATGTTCATACACTTGCGTCAACAAGTCGATGTTGAATTCGCACCGCAAGTCTCACTCTTCCGTATACCCGTACCGTTGCGCGGACTGTGATTATGCTACCAAGTACTGTCATTCATTCAAATTGCATCTACGCAAGTATGGCCACAATCCGGGTGTGGTGTTAGATGAAGAAGGAATTCCGAATCCGTCAGTGGTGATTGACGTATATGGCACACGGCGCGGACCTAAAGCAAAGCCTTCTGCAACTAACAAACGTAGCAATAGCAAAAACAATGAACGCGGAAATGCAAAGACGGCAAACACCCAGAAAAAGGCCAAAGACTTTAAATTGTCCACATCCCAGCTTTCGGCAGCGCTGCAATCTTTCACGTTGCCGTCTCAACACCATCAGATGCCTATCTCACCAGCTCAGAGCCCATGCTCAATAGCGTCTGACCTGCCCACGCAGTCCATTGATTTGTCTCAACAACTAACCCAGCAGCTGCCCAAGGGGTCTGAACAAACACAATCAACTTTTCAACAGAGATTGGCACTGAAACAAAGCTTAAGGGTCGAAAATTCCAAAGCCTCAACCGCCAGCACTACTATTGCAGAAACGAAAGCGTCCATTTCGAATCTTCTACCGCCACTAGCTACGATTTTCCAGCAGAATGCCGGTATGGCGTTGTTACCTTATTGGAATTTGCACGTGCTGGCCGCGCAACAGCAAGCCGCCGTTTTAGCCCAAATGCCAGCCAGTGCGCGCGAGAAAGCACTACGACAACTGCAGAATCCTCAATTAAACAAAGATGGTTATGATTCGTCACACGAAGAATGTGATGAAGACGGCGGGAATGAGCTTGAACGGAGATCATCAGGCTCGGCGATGGACCTCTCACAAGGTTTACCTGTAAAAGAGGAGGTCGAGCATCCTAAAACGCCCGCAATACAGGCTAATTCAAAAGTTCAAAATGAAACCAACGCCACGCCAATCATTACCGCCAACGGCGCGTCAAGACGAAAGGGTCGTGTACTCAAACTTGAGGCCATACTGCAAGTGAAGTCTGCTTTGCAAGCAACAGAAGAACAGGAACACCAAGCTGTGAGTCTGGTAAAGAGCGATGGCGAACAAGTATCCGCTGCTCCATCGCCGATTCCCTCCATTGCTGCCAATTCGTCTGACCAAGTTGAAGAAAACTCTGCTGAATGTGATGAATTGATCAATAATATGACGCCTACTGCGAAAGATACCAACACTAACTCTGCAGCATCGTCATCCGGCAATAGTTCAAATAGTTGCAGTACTTCTTCAGCTGCGACATTAAATGGACCTGCTGCATTGGGCTCTATGTATGAATGCAAATATTGTGATATTTACTTCAAAGATGCTGTGCTCTATACAATCCACATGGGCTATCACAGCTGCGACGACGTCTTCAAGTGTAACATGTGCGGCGAGAAGTGTGACAGCGCTGTCGGCCTTTTCGTTCACATGGCGCGAAATGCGCATTCATAA